Proteins encoded in a region of the Stieleria neptunia genome:
- a CDS encoding DUF1501 domain-containing protein, with translation MNPLEEFKRRHNRRAFLAGGSLGLGSIAAGTLLGADYLLGGGNQLGAAEASGLPAGGASAFASIAPKAKRVIYLFQSGGPSQMDLFDYKPDLAKRFGEEVPLSVYPAERKTTMTSGQTSFPVAPSTFKFQQHGQSGIWLSETLPHLAKVVDEICVIKSMHTEAINHDPAATLFQTGSVIAGRPSMGAWVNYGLGTENANLPAFVAMTSNGSAKAGQPLYDRLWGAGFLPGRFQGVKFRGQGDPILDLYNPAGVTRTQRRRMLDSVEKLNQDRADKFNDPTIATRIAQYELAYRMQMSVPELIDVNDEPQSVLDMYGPQATQVGKYAYNCLLARRLAERGVRFIQLYHRGWDAHNNAPKQVPSQCRDTDQPTAALLSDLKQRGMLDETLVIWGGEFGRTVYCQGKLTDKVYGRDHHPNCFTYWMAGGGIRGGMTYGETDEYSVNVVEKPVHVHDLQATILAQLGIDHEQLTYRYQGRYFRLTDVHGNVIDDIVRS, from the coding sequence ATGAATCCTTTGGAAGAGTTCAAAAGACGACACAACCGACGCGCGTTTCTGGCCGGGGGATCGTTGGGGCTGGGATCGATCGCGGCGGGGACCCTGCTGGGTGCAGACTATCTGCTCGGCGGGGGCAATCAGCTCGGTGCGGCCGAAGCGAGTGGATTGCCGGCGGGAGGTGCGTCGGCCTTTGCGTCGATCGCTCCCAAGGCCAAACGCGTGATCTATCTGTTCCAGTCGGGCGGGCCGTCGCAAATGGACCTGTTCGATTACAAACCGGATCTGGCGAAACGTTTCGGCGAAGAAGTGCCGCTGTCGGTCTATCCGGCCGAGCGAAAGACGACGATGACATCGGGCCAGACTTCGTTTCCCGTCGCGCCCAGCACGTTCAAGTTCCAGCAGCACGGGCAATCGGGCATTTGGCTCAGCGAGACCTTGCCGCACTTGGCCAAGGTCGTCGATGAGATCTGTGTGATCAAAAGCATGCACACCGAAGCGATCAACCACGATCCCGCCGCAACGTTGTTTCAAACCGGATCGGTCATCGCCGGTCGGCCCAGCATGGGAGCTTGGGTGAATTATGGTTTGGGCACCGAAAACGCGAACCTGCCGGCGTTCGTCGCGATGACGTCCAACGGATCGGCCAAAGCCGGCCAGCCGCTGTATGATCGATTGTGGGGCGCCGGTTTTCTGCCGGGGCGGTTTCAAGGCGTGAAGTTCCGCGGTCAGGGCGATCCGATCTTGGACCTCTACAATCCCGCCGGCGTCACACGCACCCAACGCCGACGGATGCTCGATTCGGTCGAGAAATTGAACCAAGACCGCGCCGACAAGTTCAACGACCCAACGATCGCCACCCGGATCGCCCAGTATGAATTGGCGTATCGGATGCAAATGAGCGTGCCGGAATTGATCGACGTCAATGATGAACCGCAATCCGTGCTGGACATGTACGGGCCGCAGGCGACGCAAGTCGGCAAGTACGCCTACAACTGTTTGTTGGCGCGGCGGTTGGCCGAACGCGGCGTGCGATTTATCCAGCTCTATCACCGCGGGTGGGACGCCCATAACAACGCCCCCAAACAAGTCCCCTCCCAATGTCGTGACACCGATCAACCCACCGCGGCCTTGCTGAGTGACCTCAAGCAACGCGGCATGCTCGATGAGACGCTGGTGATCTGGGGCGGCGAATTCGGACGGACGGTTTACTGCCAAGGCAAGCTGACGGACAAGGTGTACGGACGCGATCACCACCCGAATTGTTTCACGTACTGGATGGCCGGCGGAGGCATTCGCGGGGGGATGACGTATGGGGAGACCGACGAGTACAGCGTCAACGTGGTTGAAAAACCCGTCCACGTCCACGACCTGCAAGCCACCATCTTGGCCCAGTTGGGCATCGACCACGAACAGCTGACGTACCGCTATCAAGGCCGCTATTTCCGCTTGACCGACGTCCACGGCAACGTGATTGACGACATTGTTAGGTCGTGA